One part of the Schistocerca piceifrons isolate TAMUIC-IGC-003096 chromosome 2, iqSchPice1.1, whole genome shotgun sequence genome encodes these proteins:
- the LOC124776312 gene encoding cuticle protein 18.6-like → MASKVIIFVATLSLANAGYLGAPTVLAPAAPIARAYAPAIAAAPIAAAPIARAYAPAIAAAPIVAAPIARAYAPAIAAAPAAVAAEYDPHPEYSFSYSVNDAITGDSKAQHETRSGDVVQGSYSLAEPDGSIRTVDYTADPVNGFNAVVHKEAGAHLAVAAAPAPVALAAPVIATAPAIAAAPAIAAAPALAYGAGLGYGYAAAAPIAAAAIAAPAIAAAPIARAAIAAPALAYGGYGYGSLGYTKAIFG, encoded by the exons ATGGCTTCAAAG GTTATCATTTTCGTGGCGACACTGTCGTTGGCCAACGCTGGATACCTGGGCGCTCCGACAGTACTCGCTCCAGCAGCCCCCATCGCCAGGGCGTACGCCCCCGCCATAGCTGCCGCCCCCATTGCTGCTGCCCCCATAGCCAGGGCGTACGCCCCCGCCATCGCTGCCGCCCCTATTGTTGCTGCTCCCATCGCCAGGGCCTATGCGCCAGCTATTGCCGCCGCTCCGGCCGCGGTCGCCGCAGAGTACGACCCACACCCCGAGTACAGCTTCAGCTACAGCGTAAACGACGCCATCACTGGAGACTCCAAGGCCCAGCACGAGACCCGCAGCGGCGACGTGGTCCAGGGCAGCTACAGCCTGGCCGAACCCGACGGTTCCATCCGCACCGTCGACTACACGGCTGACCCCGTCAACGGTTTCAACGCCGTCGTGCACAAGGAAGCCGGCGCCCACCTTGCCGTGGCCGCCGCTCCCGCCCCCGTGGCGCTCGCCGCCCCCGTCATCGCCACTGCCCCCGCCATCGCCGCCGCCCCCGCTATCGCCGCCGCCCCCGCTCTGGCCTACGGCGCCGGACTTGGCTACGGCTACGCCGCGGCCGCTCCCATCGCTGCGGCAGCCATTGCTGCACCCGCCATTGCTGCAGCCCCCATAGCCAGGGCAGCTATTGCTGCGCCAGCTCTCGCCTACGGTGGATACGGCTATGGCAGTCTGGGATACACTAAAGCCATATTTGGCTAA